The Lonchura striata isolate bLonStr1 chromosome 11, bLonStr1.mat, whole genome shotgun sequence DNA segment TCCCATGCATGGCTGCCTCTGTCATtgcttccctcctgcagaaGGTGGGGACACGGCCAGCTTTGTTTATAGAATCACTGCTCAGCCTCAGATAACTGTGGGCAGGAAACTGTCCCTACCTCTGGGGCTTGTGAACTGAACTGCAGACTGTGTGTGTGCTTCGAGACACCCAGAGAATGTTTCAGCTCCTTCTAAAAAACTGTTTATGAAAGTTCCATGTAACAGTCCTTGAACATGAACCAAATGTGCAACCTCAGAAAAATCAACTGAACAAATAGAGAGTAGAAGTGTATTCTGCCAAACCAAAGTGCAGCTCAGCCGAATCTCCTGAATGGGGAACACTGACAAAGATAACGCCTGGCAGCTGTAGCTACAGCCCCACCCCGCTCCAGAAACTCATCACAAGAACTTTGCTAAACTTCAGGAGAGTCtacaagggggaaaaaaatcccttttaagGAAGCATTTAATGACAATCAAATTGTACATGCCCATGCCATTCCCTTGGACAAAGGAAGCAGAAGCTACTAACAtggttcttttcctttccctgttctGAGCTTCTGCACCAGTTGTTAGCCAAAAATAAATCCCATTCCACAACCATATATGTGCAACAACCTCCTGGTGAATGTGAACCCCCTCCAGCACTGCTGTTTTACTCCACCAGGCCAAGAcacactgccactgctgctgggcAATGCACATAACCCAGCTCAACCGGGAATGCCTTTTAcatctcttctcttttctggaCAAAAACAGTAGGAAAAATCTAGCAAAAACATGTCACAAGTTACTAGAAGTATTTCAGGATCCTTTACTATGGTCTTCATTGAACTTTCATTCTCCAGTGGAACTAAAGAAGGACAATTTTCTCCTGGGACCTGCTTTAAAACACTTAACCATCTGCTGGTATTCAGAGAGAGTCAAGCTGTGTAACATTGAGGATTGGATGAAAAGCAGTTTCCAGAAAGACTTCTGTAAGAGGCATGAGAACACTGTCAGTGACTTTTTACTAGACGTTTGCAACAGGTACGTTCTGTGGGTGTCAGTGTGCAGTAACTGCCTTGAGGTAAGTGAATTCCATAACCCTTGCCTGAAATAGAGCATGAAATACATGAGTGCTTTGCCTTTACAACTGTAGTGCAAGTTCATTTTAGAGTGGCAATTTCTACATTTCCCTTAAGTctatgttttccttcttttttccaaagAATTAGTTATTAATATGGGAAAGTGTACTACTCCTGCCTCCCATACTGCTACTCAGCTAAACTACACCATTCCGGCAGTGTCTGGAgggtgcctggagcagagccctgatTTCAAAGAGTGAACACACCTCATTACAACCAAGTTCAATTAACATGTTACTAAGTGTCAGCTTTAGTTCAGtctaaaaaggaaatattgctaTTATACTGAAGTTTGAACTCCTAGCTGCTTCTAAACTGCATTGAGGGAAGAGAAATGCCACCATGGAAAAGCAGCCCTAGGTACACAGCTTTTccttcacagctctgctgctgcaaggcagctctgaggaaggagcagagcagcagtagGAGTAGGCTCACAGGGTAGAGCCAGTCCCACTGTGTGTGGGTAACACCAGGGCTGGCTTGGTCCCAAAGCAGAGCCAAGGGGCCACAGCAGTGGCTCCCCAACATGGTGCACCTGTGCCACAACCCTCAGCTGTGGAACAACAACTGAAAAAATTATGGGATAGTGACAGGAGAAAGCCAGCAGCAGTGCAATCTCAAAACAAGGACTGAAAAGCAGCTTCAAAATGGATTAAATTTGCAAGTGCCAGATTTCTAAGTAAATGTTTTAGAACAATTGATAACTATCTGGATTAACTAAGGAGGAATCAGCATACCTGTGCCTACAAAGGATAATACAAGGTCCTACCTCTTTTTGCTGCAACCCACTGAAAGCATGCCTAGTCAAAATTCCTAGCACTGTGtacaaagaaaaatgcaaaataaatatccAGCTTTCTCCTCCAACTGCTCCTAACAGAAAagagttaaaaggaaaaaaaaaatctgtctagAGGTCTCACAAGAGCAACATTAACACAGACCTGTGTGTGATGCTCTGTTTAGCTAGGTGGATGTTGAATTGCTACTGCCTGGAAACGGAGCTGAGTGAGGAGCCAGACATAGCACATGTTTGCGGGCTGCTGCACAGGGCCgtgctcagcacagcagctgctccaggacagCTGCACTGCATCAacattccactgaggacagGCCTTTCCTATACTTCCCCAGGCCTACTCAAGCAGCAAGAAAAAGCTCTTTTCATTTGCTGCATCATTGTTTATAACAGAGTTACCAGCTTCAGTGACTCAAAGGAAAGTTTAAAAGCTGAGTGGGGTTCAAACATCAAACACTCTTTAGGAAGCAGCTGGCACCTATTCAGTAAATCCAAGGAGATAAAATATACCTGTAATTCCTGAAAATTAAGAGTGGGAGTGCCTTACTTGCTCATGCTCAGCATGTCTGCACAGCAGTCTCTTCTCAGTTGCCCTCCACTTCATCCTGAAATTTATCTCCTCTCTGCTGGGTCTCCACTGTCTGTGCCTGGAGAAGCACAGCGCCATCCAAgtctttaagaaaaaattatgcAGCCACAGTTTAAATAGGCCTTCACATGACACTGTGCCAGCTGAGCCAGAGATGTTGTTACtaacagaaaaagcaaaggaggTAAGCTTTGCGTTTAGTTAAGCTGAACATTTAAGATCTACATGTGCCTACTTATGCCTCCTTGCCCCTTCCTGATGGAGACATTTTTCCAGCCTTCATATTTATTCTTGATGCTATTAGCTTCTGCAAGCTCTATGATTTATTTCTCCCATCTCATCCGTCACCATCCTGCTTTCAGATGTCCAAATCTGCTGTCTGTGACCCTCTCTGGATGTGGCCATGTTACAGATAACTGCATTTTGCAGCTTCTCAAGAACTGCCCAAACCTGAAGAGCCTCAAACTGGAGAACTGTGTGCAGATCACTGACCACACCCTGGAGGCAGTGACCCTCCACGGGGCATCACTGCAAACACTCCATGTGGATTTCTGTCGCAATGTAACACAAGCTGGGCTAGAGAAAGTCAGGGAAAAGTGTCCTTCAGTAATTCTCAGAGCAGAGAGAAGTGCTAGCATGATCCCAGACAGTAAGCCAGAAAGAAAGCTGATGCTTGAAAAAGCATCAAGAAAATTGGTTCAGCTTTAAAGTGTGGGTATTTTACCCCACTGAGGTAGCAATGAACTGTCGCTTCTTCCATGGGTTCTGGTCAAGCCCAAACAAATGGTTGTTTTGTAAAGGGAAAAGACATGCATCTCCTCCTGGATGGGCTTCAGGAAGAAActgtttcctctctgctgttccttgaaactgGCAAACCCTGGATTGCTGTCACAAAATGCCAGATCTGCTGAAAACTGCAGTTCTGGTACCCTCCTGCTGCAGATGCACCTCACTGAGAAGAGGGAAGCAGCAG contains these protein-coding regions:
- the FBXL22 gene encoding F-box and leucine-rich protein 22 — protein: MHITQLNRECLLHLFSFLDKNSRKNLAKTCHKLLEVFQDPLLWSSLNFHSPVELKKDNFLLGPALKHLTICWYSERVKLCNIEDWMKSSFQKDFCKRHENTVSDFLLDVCNRCPNLLSVTLSGCGHVTDNCILQLLKNCPNLKSLKLENCVQITDHTLEAVTLHGASLQTLHVDFCRNVTQAGLEKVREKCPSVILRAERSASMIPDSKPERKLMLEKASRKLVQL